The following nucleotide sequence is from Aspergillus luchuensis IFO 4308 DNA, chromosome 1, nearly complete sequence.
ATACTACCGGTGTTGGCATGGGTACTCTTATTTCGTCATCTAGTTCGAACACTGCAGGAAATTCGATCGTCCTAGACAATGTTCAGAATTCAGGCGCCACGGTGAAGATAGGAGGACAAACCACGTTGAGCGGGAATGTTGCCAACACTTGGGTACATGGACATTTGGTAAGTTAATGCAGTGCGCCCCCTGACCAAGGAAGGCAGGTTGATCTGACTCAAACATTAGTATACTTCCAACAATGCCAAATTGCAGTCACAACAGGGCCAGACAGTTACTACATCCCGCTCCTCATCGCTTTTGTCAGGGAAAAACTATTTTACCATGGCGCCGCCGACGTATAAAGAGTATAGCACTGGGCAGGTCCTGAATATCAAAAATGTTCCTGGGATCCCGGTTTATGGGGACGGTGAGACGGATGATACTCGCAACATTAACCTCATTCTGTCCCGCTACAAGACATCTTGCTCGCTCATGTATTTCCCCGCCGGGACGTACATTGTTACGGATACCATTTTCGTGCCCGCTGGTACCCGGATTATCGGTGATGCATATGCCTCGACGATCAGTGCCGTCGGAAGCAACTTTGAAGATGAGTCTGCTCCTCGCGCCATGATCCGGGTAGGGTATCCGGGAGATGTGGGTGTTGCGCAAATTAGTGACATGGTGTTCACCGTGGCAGATATTCTGCCTGGCTGCAAGTTGGTAAGACATGATCTCTCTTAGGTCTCTGTATGACGGTCGCTAATATGTCCTTCTGCTGTAGGTTGAGGTCAACATCGCTGCCAGGTCGCCTGGAGACGTTGGCTTCTGGAACTCGCATTTCCGCATTGGTGGAGCGGCGGGTAGCCAAGTGGAGAGTTTATGTACAGACGACCCCAATGACTGCAAGGCCGCCTGGGGGCTCCTCCACCTAACCAGTACATCATCTGCCTACATTGAGAACATGTGGGGATGGACAGCCGATCACGATCTCGATGGGGACAACCCGCAAACCATCTCCACCGGCCGGGGGCTACTAGTGGAAGGTACAGCCGCGACCTGGCTCATTGGCACCGGATCCGAGCACAATACACTCTACCAGTACAACTTTCAGTATGCCCGGAACGTCTTCACTGCAATGCAGCAGAGTGAAACACCATATTGGCAGGGAGCAGGGAGCCGCGCTCTCAATCCAGCCCCATGGCAGTATCTCGACAGCAGTGATCCAGACTTCAGCAACTGCGCTGCCAATGATAGCAAATGCCGCATGGCATTCTTTGAACGCATTTATGGCTCGTCCGACCTTTTCCTCTACGGTGGCTGCAACTGGGTCTTTTTCAACAACAACGGTGACTGCAGCGGTGACTGCCAGACCAATGCGATTGACATATCCAATTCAACCTCCATATACTTGTATGGAACAAATACGAAGAGCACGACCAATATGG
It contains:
- a CDS encoding glycoside hydrolase family 55 protein (CAZy:GH55;~COG:S;~EggNog:ENOG410PIPD;~InterPro:IPR012334,IPR011050,IPR024535;~PFAM:PF12708;~SECRETED:SignalP(1-22)); this encodes MGSPTVSLLVTILCIFSLQVWAVPHGGSRNSSASRVMSPLQHFPPINYQPKPSGIPYTIKNQSAQPWLYRTTAPITHSALAEEDSLCTSSSNSSGYWYEQIDHNGQSSFMDSRYKDNYTVFRNVVKDFGADNTGQKDAAAAISAAIKAGPSNGPDRSSNSMGTTGQPAIIYLPAGTYLMKSSLQLYLGTVIVGDPTNPPVLKASSDFADDHIIYAKDPNFGGTINFYLGIKNIIIDSTGVGADKSITLLDWTVSQATQLTNVGFNMPTNTAKHVGLTTQYDYNSNLILNDLWFKGGATGMKLSGQQWVFKNISFSGTTTGVQAGGTDIVFLGCRFEQGTLGIDAQGTSGSLTVVDTTGVGMGTLISSSSSNTAGNSIVLDNVQNSGATVKIGGQTTLSGNVANTWVHGHLYTSNNAKLQSQQGQTVTTSRSSSLLSGKNYFTMAPPTYKEYSTGQVLNIKNVPGIPVYGDGETDDTRNINLILSRYKTSCSLMYFPAGTYIVTDTIFVPAGTRIIGDAYASTISAVGSNFEDESAPRAMIRVGYPGDVGVAQISDMVFTVADILPGCKLVEVNIAARSPGDVGFWNSHFRIGGAAGSQVESLCTDDPNDCKAAWGLLHLTSTSSAYIENMWGWTADHDLDGDNPQTISTGRGLLVEGTAATWLIGTGSEHNTLYQYNFQYARNVFTAMQQSETPYWQGAGSRALNPAPWQYLDSSDPDFSNCAANDSKCRMAFFERIYGSSDLFLYGGCNWVFFNNNGDCSGDCQTNAIDISNSTSIYLYGTNTKSTTNMVLEGTKVIATQSDNAGGWGGVIAGYLYDS